tattacatatatttggGATCTTGGCATAACAATGGGAACATCCATATAAAAGACCCGACCTTGAGCACTGAGCAGTCCATTACTGGTTGTTAATGATTGTCTATCCTTGTTCTAAATTAAGAGCAAATTGgcttatgaattttttttttattattgcaCATTAACTAATTATCATTATTACaatgctttcttttttaatctatCGCCGAACATAAAAGAATTTGAGATGTTTAATCTATTGGAGAGTGTTGGCGAAATTCAAAAGGAATTTGTATCATAAAGTCAAGGGGGGTGAAAcataataatttcattatgAAAAATGGTATATAAACTCGCCAAAatctaatttaaattttataataccCCCGGAAATTTATCCCTGAGTGTTGTAGTATTTTTGATCAAAAGTGGTGCTAGTTTCAGTATTTCATATGAACTGTGTAAGCAGTTCCCAAGTTATACTCGGGAGTGATAGTGATATCATGAAGGTTTTGTAATTGTAACTATGGATCGCGATGTTATCCTTCCTAAtgtcatttcttttttatctgTGGCAGCTATGGTGAAATATGCAAATCTATCGTCAAAGAGGTACTTGTTAACCTTAAGATAAGAAACAGAGTTATAAGTGACCATTTAGTTGGAATGGATGATCTAGTCGAAACAATGTCAAATCAATTAGACATCCATGTGCCTGGCGTACGATATGTGGGAATTTATGGAATTGGTGGTTGTGGTAAGACAACTCTTGCCAAGATTATGTTCAACCAGCTCTCTGCTTGCTTCGATGCTTGTAGTTTTCTTGCGGATGTTCGAGAATCATCAAAACGTGGTCTCCTATATCTGCAGAAGAAACTAGTTTCTAATCTTCGAGCAAGACACTCAAGCGATATTTCCGATGTTGATGATGGGATTAAGACGCTAAAAGATATATGTAAAAGCAAGAAAGTTCTCATAGTTCTTGATGATGTGGATAAGAGGGAGCAAATTGAGAGCCTAGCTGGGAGTTTCAGTTGGTTTTCCTCCGGAAGTAGGATAATTGTCACAACGCGGGATGTACGTGTCCTCACGGTAGTCCAAGAAGAATTGGATGGAGACACTCCCGTGAACACAAAGATGTCGACTTTGGAAATGAAAGGACTGGATTCTGAGCAAGCTCTTCAACTCTTCAGTACCTTTGCTTTTAAGACGGACCAACCTCCGGCTGACTACCTTGATCTTTCGAAGGAAGTCATTTCTCTTACTGGACAACTTCCTTTAGCTCTTGAAATCATTGGTTCGCAGCTTTTCGATAAGCGCAAAGTAGAATGGGAAGAAAAATTAAGTACTCTAACAAAAATACCTCATCAGAACATCCAAAGAAAGCTAATGATAAGCTATGAAGATCTAGAATACCGTACAAAACAGATATTTCTTGACATTGCTTGTTTGCCTGTTAACTTGAAAAAGGCAAATGCAATTCCCATGTGGAGATCTTACGGTTTGCATCCGGAGGTGGGGATTAAAGACTTAATTTCCATGTCCCTTATCAAAATTGTTGATGAGGACAAGATATGGatgcatgatcttcttagagAACTGGGAAAAGAAATTGCTTGCATGGAGAATTTCATAGATATCCGAAAGCGCAGTCGTCTCTGGATTCTTGAGGAAGCCTTTGGGATACTAAAGAGAAAAGAGGTAAGCTCCACACACTTATATAAAGCTTGTCAGTTAACTTAGTACAGAGATAAGTATGTTTACTTATTCTTTCACTGAAGCTTATCCTTCTACTGATCTAGCAGTAAGAAATTCCAATTATACATACATTAGCCCACTTGCAAGTGCTTGCAcatgcgagattactttcagGTTATTGTGCAAAAttagtatttattttattatggttttggttgaattttagaaggtaaatatttttatttttgttttattttttaaattgatcATTATATGGAGATCATGTGTGATTATTTGCAATGAGACTGGGAGATTATTTtagttttacattttttttatatataaaattgcccatagcaaataattttttgtttttactaTAAGCTTGAGCATAGAGAAATTCCTCAGGCAGTGATAACTGGAGGAATTCTCCTATATAATAGCATAAGATAAgttatatataagatatatatatatatatatgtataaggAGAAGTTTACCTTGAGAAGCTTACCTTAGTTTATTTAAATTGGTTTGTTAATGTTTCCTTACTATAATTTCTTCTCCTTAGCAGGGAAGTGGGAAAACTCAAGTGTTGCATCTATCAGATGATGGTTGTTTGCAAAATTACATCCTTACAtgtgaaaatttcaaaaatctaCGCAATCTAAGGTACCTTAGGTTGTGCGGGTCGAATATTGAAGGAGATTTTGAGCACCAATTTCCACGGTTATGCTGGCTATGTTGGCAATCTTGCCCTTCTGATTTCAAGGcgaaaaatttgaatttagagaAGCTGGCCGTACTCGACCTCTCAAGCAGTCACATCAGTGAAAACTGGGAAGGATGGAGCCAAATTCGagtatgtacatatatatccaTATCTCTTTGTTTAGTTGATGCAATAACTTGAGCTATATAAGGATTGAATGATGAATAAATGttagaatttgaaaatatacACCAGTTTTCGTGGAGAAATTGTATGTCACTTATATCTAGTCTCCTCTTTTTATTGCTCTTAATTCCTTTTGTGTTGCTATGTTGTAGGTTGGAGATAATTTGGCAGTTTTAGACCTATCCAACTGCAAAAGATTATATAGGACACCAGACTTATCACGGTATTCAACTCTTGAGAGATTGATTCTTAAAGATTGCTGCTCGTTATGTCAATTAGACTGCTCCATTGGGAAGCTGAAAAGGTTGAAGCACTTGAATTTGAATGGATGTCGGAGTCTTCGAGGCTTGCCTGGAGAAATAGGTTCTGCAGAAGCTTTGGAAGAGATCTTCCTAGAAGGCAGCCACAATAGTTTCACTTTGTTACCAGAATCGGTCAGTAACTTGACGTCCTTAACGACAATCGAAGTAGACAACTCTCATATCTGTCAACTTCCAGATAGTATTGGGCGATTAGGGAAAGTCACACATCTCTCGTTGGAGCAATGTCATCAGATGAGGAGACTTCCAAACACCGTTGGAGATATAAAATCATTACTTGAATTAGATCTATCATATACAGGGATCACAGAATTACCCGATTCCCTCGGACGCCTGAAGAAGCTCAAGCGCCTTTCTTTGATGGCATGTCCAAACATTAAAAAGCTTCCAGACTCACTAGGTGATCTGAAATCTTTAGTCGAGTTGGATATATCTTCCACACAACTCATTGAGTTACCCGACTCCATTGGGAATCTGGAGGAATGAAATTATTGAAGATGGATGGTTGTCACGTGGAGAAGCTACCTAGATCTATTGGGATGATGAAGAAGCTTGAAGAGCTACATGCTGATAGCAGCTCCTTGAAAGGCGAAATCCCCACTGAAATAGGCATGTTGTCTTGCTTGAGAGTCTTGGAGTTATCATCTACAAAGATATCCTCATTGCCCTCTGAAATTAGTCAGCTCTCTTCTCTCCAAAAAGTCTCTTTGAGATGTTGCCATGGACTAGAAGATTTGCCGAGGCTTCCCATTTCGTTGTTAACGTTACAGGTCATGTCATCGGCATTGAGGACGGTCCCTGACCTCTCCGGACTGAATAACCTCACTGATTTACTCTTGCTCGGTTATATCCAAGGGTATCAGTTTAGTCAATTAAGCCAATCTGCAGAATCAATGAATCCGAGTAGATGGATGAGGAATGAGTGGACGGTGAAAAGAAGAATTGGTCAGATTATCAATCTACCGAAACTGGAGAATCTAGTGCTCCAGCTTTCGAATGTTACCAGCTTACCAGTGGAGATAGGTGCTTCTCAAGTACTCAAGTTTCTCGTAGTGGGTGGTCCACAATTACGGCACATCCCTCAGCTTCCGTCCAGTCTCTCCACTCTGGTTTTCTGGTGCTTGAAGTTGAATGGGAAGCAGCCATGCCTTTCAAACTTGAAAAAGTTGACATCTCTAGGTTTCCTCGAGTGTTCGATAGGAGAAGATGGTTTGGAATGTCTGGGAGTTGGAGAACTCGAGCAACTGGAAACACTCAGTATTTACTGTGACACGACAGATCTTACTGGTCTTCAGCTCCCGCCAAATTTGCAGAAACTGTATGTAGTTGACTGCGCTTACGTGAGGAGATTACCGGATCTTTCACACTTGAAGAATCTGAAGTTGTTGAAATTGCAAAACTGCAAACAACTCGCGGAGATTCCAGGCCTTGGAGAGTTAGAACCGTTGCCAAAAATATCTATTGTTTCGTGCGATTCATTGGCAAATCAGGAGATAAGATCAAATATGCCAGAAGAGACCTTATAACGGGCAAAGCGGAACACAGGGGATTATGATTATCCACCCCAAAGACCCCAAAGCAGAACGCAGGTGAGTTTTTGATGTCATTATGTTGGCTAGGTTTGTGTAAATTGAAAAACATCTCCCTCCTATCCTATGTATTTACAAACATGAATTTGCAGCTGCAAAATGATCCTGGGATTTACAGCATTTGACGAACTAATAATGGCTTGGTTAAAAACCGCAGTTAATATGGAGTTTTACGCATCCCTTAAGTGGCTCTGGCAGCAATTTCTTTTCGAATaattcttctatttttcaagaaaagatCTCATCTCTGCGTGAATGTTCccgatttatttttttttgcctcGCAGAGTGCTGTTATTTTCTAGTCAGTAACACAATGTTCCTTTCACTGCTCTTATCAGTTCCACCACGTCGAAGAGCCACAAAATGCAAAACCAGAGCAAATATATGCGTCTCTTCGACATGTTGATCTGAAGAAATGAACTGTGGCAAAAGCAGACACTGCCTccagcagattcatgagaccAACAAGCAAGCTTGCCGTTGAGTTGAATCTTCTTAACAATACAATACAGAGAAATTTGCTTTGCTATGAGTATGACTTGTAAAGTAAAGTTAGTAAATTTGCTTGGTAACGTCAAAGTCCAACGTAagtattatatttatatttatatttatatagatatataatatattgcaGAGTGAACAAGGGAAGTAGCGACGACAGGTAAAGCGATATATATAGTTCATgaatgatatatacatataaggGTTGGGTTTGATGTTCAATTCATGTCTCCATCGCCACTCTAGGGCTATCTTCTCCCAGATTTCTagtatattataattgatgatATGTTGACGATATGATTTATAATTTCGATAAACTTTAGGTACAAACCCCAGTACTATTTAACAACTATAAACTAATATAGGTTTATAAATCTACTGGGAGATAGGAGAAAGGGAAgtaaatatcataaaaaattttgaatttgaaatcttTATTTTGGGTCGAGATTGAGTAACACTGCACAAGGTACCTTTATTCTCAACCATGCAGTTATGTTTGACATTATAAGTCAGCCCTCTAATAGTTTCATAAACGGATATAACACCCATCCGGCCCGTCCTTTTAAATTAGGATGACAGCAcgaaaaatcacaattttatttttattttttaacatcATATTTaccatttctttttaaattgtaAATTCACAAACTTTCTCTGATCAAATACACCATATCATCAAATTTCGCTGTTTAGTGCCATGTCCATGTTATGGTCTTATAAAAATAACTAGGAAGTAACCACGCTATGTGagtcaacaaaaaaaatcgtcAATCTTTTGATATATTGtattaatttatgtaataaatatatatagagtacAATTGAAACTAATGATAAAACTATTTAtgtgtaaaaattaaaaattctccGTTGCTAATAAATGAttcatattttctaaaaaaaatactaattaaTACGTCGTATGAGGTAAAAGTTAACATTTTTCCcgctaaaattaatttaaatttgtaatatttttaatgagaaaataattattacaatagTGGACCTTAAGTGGGTCCATAAATTTTAGGTGTTGAACTTGCAATGCATGCGTTCGAGATTCATTAAAAGCATTTCTTCATCATGGTTTAATCAATGCACAAGGAAGGAATAGTCTCAATCAATAGACTATCGTATTGcatttcatttaaaattttaaaacatttgCAACAGCACAAATAAAAGGAGGCTAGCCAAAATGGTGATCAATTGAAACACATTCTTTATAtttgaataagaaaaaattattaccgAAAATGGATTGATTTAGGTGGTTCAATACATGTTTTCCTTAAGTAAGATCTCAAGTTTGATTCttatgaaaagagaaaatccacgatgatgagagttttacctcctAATAGACCGACCAAACTGAAACATGAATTAATCGAGATCATTAGTCTTTGAATGCCAAGTGGTgcaaattgagaaaaaaaatattaattaattaatttaaaatgtcAATTCCTTTTCTAAAAAGGGGTCGGTGGGTCACGCCAGGGGGAAAACCCATCCTACTcgccagtgttatcagaaccggaccggatgatgaaccggaaggggtacggggtcatgggtttatgggtccaaccgggggttcgatgggtcggaccgctcgtttatttaaaataaaataaatattcatattattaaaaaaattatgataattaagataaaagtatgatgattttaaagaaatataacaatagtataagaaagtatctatatttaatatttcttacttcaaaataaatattttattttaataagtacttaaaagtagagttaaaagaacaaaaaagtggtggtggcttggttggtagtatgctaatatgaaaagcaagaggtcatgagttcaaatccttacacaaccaaccaatttttacattaaataggaaacccataaaaacccatagaaccggccggtttaatgaaattttgct
The sequence above is drawn from the Punica granatum isolate Tunisia-2019 chromosome 5, ASM765513v2, whole genome shotgun sequence genome and encodes:
- the LOC116208388 gene encoding TMV resistance protein N-like, with protein sequence MSSPRPGADYQVFLSFRGPDTRFCLYHFMVDAGIRVFRDNEEIRPGEKIQEILRAINNSIVCIPIFSKDYASSKWCLRELAEMVEKKKKIMPIFYDVTPDDVKLKTCLYRDALTRHWKEKEKEQWEKALKEVVETSCSESSTNKEEKALVEVVQIKGWELKDNGYGEICKSIVKEVLVNLKIRNRVISDHLVGMDDLVETMSNQLDIHVPGVRYVGIYGIGGCGKTTLAKIMFNQLSACFDACSFLADVRESSKRGLLYLQKKLVSNLRARHSSDISDVDDGIKTLKDICKSKKVLIVLDDVDKREQIESLAGSFSWFSSGSRIIVTTRDVRVLTVVQEELDGDTPVNTKMSTLEMKGLDSEQALQLFSTFAFKTDQPPADYLDLSKEVISLTGQLPLALEIIGSQLFDKRKVEWEEKLSTLTKIPHQNIQRKLMISYEDLEYRTKQIFLDIACLPVNLKKANAIPMWRSYGLHPEVGIKDLISMSLIKIVDEDKIWMHDLLRELGKEIACMENFIDIRKRSRLWILEEAFGILKRKEGSGKTQVLHLSDDGCLQNYILTCENFKNLRNLRYLRLCGSNIEGDFEHQFPRLCWLCWQSCPSDFKAKNLNLEKLAVLDLSSSHISENWEGWSQIRVGDNLAVLDLSNCKRLYRTPDLSRYSTLERLILKDCCSLCQLDCSIGKLKRLKHLNLNGCRSLRGLPGEIGSAEALEEIFLEGSHNSFTLLPESVSNLTSLTTIEVDNSHICQLPDSIGRLGKVTHLSLEQCHQMRRLPNTVGDIKSLLELDLSYTGITELPDSLGRLKKLKRLSLMACPNIKKLPDSLGDLKSLVELDISSTQLIELPDSIGNLEE
- the LOC116208982 gene encoding probable leucine-rich repeat receptor-like protein kinase At5g63930, encoding MDGCHVEKLPRSIGMMKKLEELHADSSSLKGEIPTEIGMLSCLRVLELSSTKISSLPSEISQLSSLQKVSLRCCHGLEDLPRLPISLLTLQVMSSALRTVPDLSGLNNLTDLLLLGYIQGYQFSQLSQSAESMNPSRWMRNEWTVKRRIGQIINLPKLENLVLQLSNVTSLPVEIGASQVLKFLVVGGPQLRHIPQLPSSLSTLVFWCLKLNGKQPCLSNLKKLTSLGFLECSIGEDGLECLGVGELEQLETLSIYCDTTDLTGLQLPPNLQKLYVVDCAYVRRLPDLSHLKNLKLLKLQNCKQLAEIPGLGELEPLPKISIVSCDSLANQEIRSNMPEETL